The segment TTTTACCAGCAGCTCTCCTGCTCACCGCTTCATTCGCTGTTTCAGCACAGGAAGAACAACCAACGAAAATTAAAAAAATCAGAATCCACGATGTATCCATTCAGGGTGGTTCATTTTCGGTTCCGAGCACCAAAGCAGGCCTTGCAGACTTTAAGACGCTCTTTCCGGAATCGGATTTATTGAATAGCGACATGACCGGTTTCTCCCAGTCCGGCAGCTTCAATATTATAAACAATTCGCTGTTCTCGGTGCTGATTGGGCTTCAATTCAGTAATAAGCAAAAGACCCAGTACAAAACCAACCCCGTTTTTCGCCTTGGCATCAGCTATTTTTCAGGATCAATGCTGCACGGAGGCCTGTTCAAAACGGACAACAAGCCCTATGATACGTTAACGTCTTCCCAAACAGGTCGAGTCATTTATATTGACTCTGTAAATAACCAACACTACAGCATGAATTACATCTCGGAACAACTTCGGCTTGACGGGTCGTTCATTTTCAGAACCAATCCGCTAGCCCGCTGGTCGTTTTATGCCGGGATAGGCCTTGCTGTTGGCGTATCGGTTAATGCCCACACCGAAATCTATTACAGCAAATACGGCCATACCCGAAACCGTTACCCTAACGGATATACCTCCTATACACATTTTTACTCAAGTTCTTACACCGGTAAAACCGAAACATTCCGAAACAAAACTAACTTTGCTGCTTCCACTTATATACCTATGGGCGTTGATTTTAGAATCGGAAAGAAAGGAGACCTATGGAAATGGGTACACTTGTATTACGAATTGAGACCATCCTTAAATATGGCATCCATTCCGGAGCTAAGAATGATTACGGATACAAGCCTGCAGCATGCGTTGGGCCTGCGAATCTTGTGTACCGGCTAAACTAAATACATGGTAACCCTCCAAACATTTCGCAAACTGGCCCTCTCCTTTCCGGAAACCACGGAGGAACCCCACCATGAAAAAACTTCTTTTCGTGTAAAGAAAAAGATCTTTGCAACGTATGATCACGCCAACAACAGAGCATGTCTCAAATTATCGGAGATCGATCAGGATGTTTTCGCCAGCACAAACAAATCCATTATCTATCCGGTTAACAATAAATGGGGCAAACAGGGATGGACGCTTATTGAATTGAAAAGTCCGCAGTGATGTATTCACCGATGCCCTCACCACAGCATATTTCGCAGTAGCTCCCCAAAAACTTGCACAAAAACTTAAGACTAAATCCATGAACAAGGAAATACAAGCCTACAACAACAAACAAACAAACAACCACCGACAAAGCCATTTGCACCGTATTGGCCAACACCATCGATCATGTATTAACTGAAGCAGAAAGTAAAATCTGGCATGCCCACCCCGTTTGGTTTTTAGACGGAAACCCCGTTGTGGGGTACAGCAAACTGAATGACAGCATCCGGCTCATGTTCTGGAGCGGTATTGATTTTGATGAAGAAAAACTACAGCCTGGCCCCGGAAAATTCAAAGATGCCTCCATCCGGTATACCTCCACTGATCAGGTCAACATCCGAGAGGTAACGCGTTGGCTTAAAAAGTCGCGCGAAATTCAATGGGACTATAAAAATATTGTAAAGCGAAAAGGAAAGCTTGAGCGTTTAAAGGGGTAGTTAACAAAAAAATAACTAAATTTCTTACCGTATGAGTAAGAATATAATCACGAAAAAGAAGTTATCACGTGATCAACAGGAAGAACTTCTTAATGTATTAAAAACCCGATTTGAAAAAAATAAGAATCGCCACAAAGGTTTTGAGTGGGGAAAGGTACAAACAAGACTGGAGGCCAATCCCGCAAAGGTGTGGTCACTTCACCAAATGGAAAGCTCAGGTGGTGAACCTGATGTAATCTCCTGCGATAAGAAATCAGGCGAATTCATTTTTTGCGATTGCTCTCCTGAAACACCCAAAGGCCGCAGAAGTATTTGCTACGATCATGAGGCATTGGAATCGCGGAAAGAACACAAACCCGAAACCAGTGCCGTGCAAATGGCCGAAGACATGGGCATTGAATTGCTGACTGAAGAACAATACCACGAATTGCAAAAGCTTGGCCCGTTCGATACAAAAACTTCAAGTTGGCTAAAAACCCCAGCCGATATACGCAAACTTGGAGGCGCCATTTTCGGTGACTACCGGTTCGGGCGTGTATTCATTTATCACAACGGTGCCGAATCGTACTACGGTGTACGGGGATTTAGGGGATTGCTCAGGGTTTAAATTGATTGAGTGAATTTTCTTTTGATTACTTATGGCCATCGTTGGCTGTAAACACACTGTAAAAGAATTCACATTCCTACTCAATCCGGATTCCAATCCCGAAAAATATTCTTTAAGGTATACTGTTTTGCTTCCTTCTTCGTCAGTTGCTTCGACCAGGCTACGCGCTTGCCAACATCAGCGCCCGATCCATAATTTTTATATTCTGCATAGAATGCTGTTTTATCTTTATCAGGAAACATGACATCACCTTTCCACGGATCCCAGCCTTCTGCATGAATATGATTGCCCAGCTCACAGTTCATAAAAACTGTTTTCGCAAAGGGTCTCCACGGTCTGCCAAAATAAACTGATGTTGCCTCGTCAGCGGCAATCAGTTTACAGTTTTGAAAGACAAAACCAAAGGGTGTATGTTCACGTGTTGAGGCAGCAGTGATGAATGAGTTTGATAAACTTTTGATTGTACAGTTAGCAAACAACGCTGTGGCTTCACCAAAAATAAAATCGGTGGTACCCTCTATGTAACAGTCTTTAAAGTATTGCCGGCTGCCATCGCGCGTAACCAATAATGTATCCTGATTTCCATTGATGCTGCAGTTCTTCACCGATACACGATCACCTTCAACATGCAACGCTACCGCCTGGCCTACACGACCGGCTGTATTCTGTATCGTTAAATTTTCAAGCATGATGTCGTTACCCTGCACCAGCATAGTGTAGGAGGTGAAGGTGCTGAGCTTGGATTTAGCACCAGGCTCATTTGTATTTGGATTGCCCTTACCGGAATAGTCATCGTAAGTAATAATGGTGTTATCCCTGCTTTCACCAATCAGGCTTATCGCTGTTTTCCATGAAGGAATAACAAGCTTTTCTTTATAGATGCCGTTTTTAATATTAATGGTTACGCGCGCATAGCCCAAATCGCGACAGGCATTGATAGCTTCCTGAATGGTGATATAGTCAGCGCTTCCATTCTGCGCTACGGTAATACTCGTTGGTTGAATTTTTTGGGCAGAGGCAATAGTAACTACAAAGAACACAAAGAGGACACTGCGCATACAAAGAAATGAGATTAATCTTCTTGGTGAGCACTGCGAAATTCTTCCACCGCTTTGTAGTTTCATTCTCGTTGAATATAAAATATTTGATTGGTGCAAAAATTATCTTAAGCGTAGCTGAACCAACACTTCCACCAGGCTATTGATGTACACCTCAATGTTCGTATAGGATTTACTTAACGTATGTTGAGAGGCATCTGCAGCACTTTTCGGATTCAACTTGTTTTTTATTTCCCATTCGTCAGGCATTCCATCGCCATCCGAATCTTTTGGTGCCACTGCTAACTTCAATTCCGGCCAGCCTCCAACATCATTTTGCGAATCAATAATACCATTGTTACTTTTTCCATACGATGCCGTGCCCGTTTTAACCTCTTCAATAATCCGGGCATCAACAACATCGCGTTTTAAACTTGCCCCTGCCCCCCGCAAAACAAGTTCATATGATCCCTGTGCGGCTTGTTCTGCAATCTTTTCAACACTAAATGGCTGGTTGACCACTACTGAATCTGGGTTCACGGTAATACCCAATCTGTTATCCTGACTTATCTGGTTGTAACCCTCCAACACGTTACCCTGCACAAAAAATTTACCATACGGTTTTGAGGGGTCAAGGATTCTTTCTTTTCGGTTACTTTTCGTTGCAGGGCCTGGCTTATAATAATTGTTTACAATATTGTAACGACCTTTCTCACCACCATAAGTATTATTGTTCATCCAATTGTAAATAACATTGTTCCGAAAGTCTACCAGTTCATCAGGTGTGTTCGGAACAGTTGCTGAACCGCTAAAACGCGGCAACCGGCTGTTATGATTAGCAATCAGGTTATGGTGAAACGATGCTTTCTTGCCACCCCAGATTCCGCCATACCCATGATCGCCTTTGGCATGTACCGAACTGTTAAGACTCTCGGAAATAATACACCACTGAAGTGTAAAGTTCTCGTTGCCATAAAACGAGGCACATTCATCCGTTGCCCAACTCATGGAACAATGATCGATGATAATATTTTTCTGTCGTGTACCACTGATGGCATCATCCTCCGTACCGGATTCATCTCCGAGCCGGAAGCGCAAATACCGGATAATTACATTGTGGGTACTGATCTTCAACGGGTAATGCCGCAGGGTAATGCCATCACCCGGTGCCGTTTGGCCGGCAATGGTAACATCAGGGTCATTAATATAGAGTGGCTCTTTTAAATCGATATACCCGGAAACTGCAAATACAATAATACGTGGCCCTTTCTTTTTAATAGCCTCGCGCAAACTTCCCGGGCCATCATCATTCAGATTGGTTACTACATGTACAGCGCCTCCACGACCGCCCGTGGTGTACTTACCAAAACCTTCAGCACCGGGAAAAGCCAAGGGCCGATCAAGATTCTGTTGTGATGTGCTCTGTTGCGCACAACATGTCAGGATCAGGGATATGTATATACCTAATAGTCTGAAAATCATATTTCCCATAATTAAATCCAACCGTCATTGCCTGCCTGTTCGGCAGACAGGCTTCACCCCCTCGCTCAATTCCACCCTTCCGTTCGCAATGTCGTTCTATTTATTTAATTCAATACTTAAAAACAATAATGAAGCTAAGCCTTTATAATCGTCAATTCTCCTTTCGGTTGAAATGTAGTATTCAAAATCACCTTTTGAATTTTTCGGATTCAGGGTACCAATCTTCACGGTTTGATCCAGATGAAGATTTCCGGCATCATCCACAAACACATACTGATCTAACAACGCATTGAAAGCTTCATTGGCTGTAACGAGATATGACTCATCCAGAAAACCTTGCCGATGACCCTTCGCAAACGCGTAGGCAAACATGGCCGAACACGATGTTTCAATCCAGTTACCCGGTTGATTGCCTTTATCCATCACCTGGTACCAAAGTTTAGAAGAGGAATC is part of the Cyclobacteriaceae bacterium genome and harbors:
- a CDS encoding pectin esterase, coding for MRSVLFVFFVVTIASAQKIQPTSITVAQNGSADYITIQEAINACRDLGYARVTINIKNGIYKEKLVIPSWKTAISLIGESRDNTIITYDDYSGKGNPNTNEPGAKSKLSTFTSYTMLVQGNDIMLENLTIQNTAGRVGQAVALHVEGDRVSVKNCSINGNQDTLLVTRDGSRQYFKDCYIEGTTDFIFGEATALFANCTIKSLSNSFITAASTREHTPFGFVFQNCKLIAADEATSVYFGRPWRPFAKTVFMNCELGNHIHAEGWDPWKGDVMFPDKDKTAFYAEYKNYGSGADVGKRVAWSKQLTKKEAKQYTLKNIFRDWNPD
- a CDS encoding pectate lyase; its protein translation is MAFPGAEGFGKYTTGGRGGAVHVVTNLNDDGPGSLREAIKKKGPRIIVFAVSGYIDLKEPLYINDPDVTIAGQTAPGDGITLRHYPLKISTHNVIIRYLRFRLGDESGTEDDAISGTRQKNIIIDHCSMSWATDECASFYGNENFTLQWCIISESLNSSVHAKGDHGYGGIWGGKKASFHHNLIANHNSRLPRFSGSATVPNTPDELVDFRNNVIYNWMNNNTYGGEKGRYNIVNNYYKPGPATKSNRKERILDPSKPYGKFFVQGNVLEGYNQISQDNRLGITVNPDSVVVNQPFSVEKIAEQAAQGSYELVLRGAGASLKRDVVDARIIEEVKTGTASYGKSNNGIIDSQNDVGGWPELKLAVAPKDSDGDGMPDEWEIKNKLNPKSAADASQHTLSKSYTNIEVYINSLVEVLVQLRLR
- a CDS encoding DUF4256 domain-containing protein — its product is MSKNIITKKKLSRDQQEELLNVLKTRFEKNKNRHKGFEWGKVQTRLEANPAKVWSLHQMESSGGEPDVISCDKKSGEFIFCDCSPETPKGRRSICYDHEALESRKEHKPETSAVQMAEDMGIELLTEEQYHELQKLGPFDTKTSSWLKTPADIRKLGGAIFGDYRFGRVFIYHNGAESYYGVRGFRGLLRV
- a CDS encoding DUF1801 domain-containing protein, which translates into the protein MANTIDHVLTEAESKIWHAHPVWFLDGNPVVGYSKLNDSIRLMFWSGIDFDEEKLQPGPGKFKDASIRYTSTDQVNIREVTRWLKKSREIQWDYKNIVKRKGKLERLKG